Proteins found in one Acanthopagrus latus isolate v.2019 chromosome 3, fAcaLat1.1, whole genome shotgun sequence genomic segment:
- the LOC119014462 gene encoding major histocompatibility complex class I-related gene protein-like has product MKILVFLTLLGTALHDAAAVTHSLKYFFTGSSGVPNFPEFVNLGMVDDMQIDYYDSNTRKAEPKQDWMRRVTADDPQYWQRQTEVSVGTEQAFKANIEIAKQRFNQTGGVHVVQRMYGCEWDDETHEINGFMRDGYDGEDFIVFDLKTLTWIAPKQQACITKTKFDHNKALSDSQKHYLTQECVDWLKKYVGYGRRVLLRTELPSVSLLQKTPSSPVSCLATGFYPHRASLVWRKDGEELHEEVDHGEILPNHDGTFQMSVDLKLSSVTPEDWTRYDCVFQLYGVNEDIITRLDKAVIKTNEGKTGINSVDVNMTTIVIAAVVVIAVVLITVIGVVTYKKKRANCAKHDISLRSSSTESMKTELLVKVPELDVLSHSSDGSSSGSTGSETPLFKRN; this is encoded by the exons ATGAAGATCTTGGTGTTTCTGACTCTCCTGGGAACAGCTCTACATGACGCGGCGGCTG TGACTCACTCTCTGAAGTATTTCTTCACTGGATCTTCTGGAGTCCCAAACTTCCCAGAGTTTGTGAATCTTGGAATGGTTGATGACATGCAGATAGATTACTATGACAGTAACACCAGGAAAGCAGAACCCAAACAGGACTGGATGAGGAGAGTCACAGCTGATGATCCTCAGTACTGGCAGAGGCAGACTGAGGTATCTGTGGGGACTGAGCAGGCCTTCAAAGCCAACATTGAAATTGCAAAGCAGCGCTTCAACCAAACTGGAG gtGTCCATGTTGTCCAGAGGATGTACGGCTGTGAGTGGGATGATGAGACCCATGAGATTAATGGTTTTATGCGGGATGGTTATGATGGAGAAGACTTCATTGTTTTTGACCTGAAGACGCTGACATGGATCGCTCCTAAACAACAGGCTTGCATCACCAAAACTAAGTTCGATCATAACAAAGCTCTCTCAGACAGTCAGAAACACTACCTCACCCAGGAGTGTGTTGACTGGCTGAAGAAGTATGTGGGCTATGGGCGGCGCGTTCTGCTGAGAACAG agcttccctctgtgtctctcctccagaagactccctcctctccagtcagctgcctcgctacaggtttctaccctcacagagcctcactcgtctggaggaaagatggagaggagcttcaTGAGGAGGTGGACCACGGAGAGATCCTCCCCAACCACGATGGAACCTTCCAGATGAGTGTTGACCTGAAActttcatcagtcacacctgaagaCTGGACCAGGtacgactgtgtgtttcagctgtatGGTGTGAACGAGGACATCATCACCAGACTGGACAAAGCAGTGATCAAGACCAACGAAGGAAAGACTGGAATCAACAGTGTTGACg TTAACATGACCACCATCGTCATCGCTGCAGTGGTTGTTATTGCTGTCGTCCTCATTACAGTCATTGGAGTGGTGACctacaagaagaagagag caaattgTGCCAAACATG ATATTTCTTTGAGAAGTTCCTCTACTGAAAGTATGAAGACTGAACTATTGGTGAAAG